From a single Hypomesus transpacificus isolate Combined female chromosome 14, fHypTra1, whole genome shotgun sequence genomic region:
- the chrm4b gene encoding muscarinic acetylcholine receptor M4: MSVDWTSHQRSLSDSEPSSMDGRQAETGELSLNFSTKDPNTSWVGSCGNGSCRSSWRPGCSYGTAGLVLIAVFTASLSILTVLGNALVMLSITVNKQLQTINNYFLFSLACADLIIGLLPMNLYSLYLIMGYWPMGAVVCDLWLALDYAVSNASVMNLLLISFDRYYCVTQPLVYPARRSPRVARGMIAAAWLLSFFLWVPIILLWQHLHHTLPEGKCYILLLASPTVTLATTLPSFYLPAAIMIVLYTRISLASRSRLAELRLEGRKRGTSSGGCRRGTRRKGGAVSSEMERDWDKVHEVASVEVETSVGPKQDARLSNAPLDCTGEAKIETTSDIPHAALSPRETTPDATLSPRETTPDATLSPRETTPDATLSPRETRAVFSHPTTVVQPRPPHNDSCGSEALQALPRSSRSQAKTRRRVGVRERKVTRTVLAILLVFLLTWTPYSVMAVIGTFCHYCVPDTMWTLGYWLCYINSTINPACYALCNPTFRRTFRNLLRCRCRNMGRMCR; this comes from the exons ATGAGTGTTGACTGGACAAGTCACCAAAGAAgtctttctgattctgaacctTCCAGCATGGACGGAAGACAGGCTGAGACAGGGGAGCTGTCTCTGAACTTCAGTA CTAAGGATCCTAACACCAGTTGGGTCGGTTCCTGCGGTAACGGCTCGTGTCGGTCGTCCTGGCGACCAGGATGCTCCTACGGCACAGCCGGACTGGTCCTCATTGCCGTGTTCACCGCCTCCCTCAGCATCCTCACCGTCCTCGGCAACGCTCTGGTGATGCTGTCAATCACAGTCAACAAGCAGCTGCAGACCATCAATAACTACTTCCTGTTCAGCCTGGCGTGTGCGGATCTGATTATCGGGCTCCTTCCCATGAACCTCTACAGCCTCTACCTCATCATGGGCTACTGGCCGATGGGAGCTGTAGTCTGTGACCTGTGGTTGGCGCTGGACTACGCGGTCAGTAACGCCTCGGTCATGAACCTCCTCCTGATCAGCTTCGACCGCTACTACTGTGTGACCCAGCCTCTGGTCTATCCGGCCCGGCGCTCCCCTAGGGTGGCCAGGGGCATGATCGCGGCGGCCTGGctgctctccttcttcctctgggTGCCTATCATCCTTCTGTGGCAGCACCTGCACCACACGCTGCCTGAGGGGAAGTGTTACATCCTGCTCCTTGCCAGCCCCACTGTCACCCTGGcaaccaccctcccctccttctaccTCCCTGCCGCCATCATGATAGTCCTGTACACCCGCATCTCCCTGGCCAGCAGGAGCCGGCTGGCCGAGCTGCGCTTggagggcaggaagagggggacCTCTAGTGGTGGATGCCGGCGCGGCACGCGCAGGAAGGGTGGAGCTGTGTCCTCTGAGATGGAGAGGGACTGGGACAAGGTTCATGAGGTCGCCTCCGTTGAAGTTGAGACCAGTGTCGGGCCGAAGCAGGACGCACGTCTCTCAAACGCTCCTCTTGATTGTACAGGGGAGGCCAAAATAGAAACCACTTCTGATATCCCTCACGCAGCGCTCTCACCCAGAGAGACCACGCCAGATGCCACACTCTCACCCAGAGAGACCACGCCAGATGCCACACTCTCACCCAGAGAGACCACGCCAGATGCCACACTCTcacccagagagaccagagcagTGTTCAGCCACCCCACCACAGTGGTTCAACCACGCCCTCCTCACAACGACTCCTGTGGATCAGAAGCGCTGCAGGCTCTCCCCAGGTCCAGTAGGAGCCAGGCGAAGACACGGAGGCGGGtcggagtgagggagaggaaggtgaCCAGGACTGTCTTAGCTATCCTGCTGGTCTTCCTCCTCACCTGGACCCCCTACAGCGTCATGGCCGTCATTGGAACATTCTGTCACTACTGTGTGCCTGACACCATGTGGACCCTGGGATACTGGCTCTGCTACATCAACAGCACCATCAACCCTGCCTGCTACGCCCTCTGCAACCCCACCTTCAGAAGAACCTTCCGCAACCTTCTACGGTGTCGCTGCAGGAACATGGGACGGATGTGCAGGTGA